The sequence GAAATGACCGAGGCTAACTTGCGCCTGGTGATTTCGATCGCAAAAAAATACACCAACCGCGGTCTGCAATTCCTGGATTTGATTCAGGAAGGCAATATCGGCTTGATGAAAGCGGTCGATAAATTTGAATACCGTCGCGGCTATAAATTCTCGACGTACGCAACCTGGTGGATACGTCAGGCGATCACCCGTTCGATCGCCGACCAGGCACGGACTATCCGAATTCCGGTTCACATGATCGAAACGATCAACAAAATGAACCGTATTTCTCGTCAAATTTTGCAGGAAACCGGCGCAGAGCCCGATCCAGCAACATTAGCGATCAAGATGGAAATGCCGGAAGATAAAATCCGCAAGATCATGAAGATCGCCAAAGAACCGATTTCGATGGAAACACCGATTGGCGATGACGACGATTCACATCTGGGCGATTTCATTGAGGACAACAATACTCTGGCGCCGGCAGATGCAGCATTGCACGCATCCATGCGCGGTGTAGTCAAAGACATCCTCGATTCACTGACACCACGCGAAGCCAAAGTGCTGCGCATGCGCTTCGGTATCGAAATGTCGACTGATCACACGCTGGAAGAAGTCGGAAAACAATTTGACGTAACGCGTGAGCGTATCCGTCAAATAGAAGCCAAAGCATTACGCAAACTGCGTCATCCTTCGCGTTCCGACAAGCTGAAGAGCTTCCTTGAAGGTAACTAAAAAACGGTAATCGGGTCTGCATCGATATTCTTGCGTAGCAATTTTCAACAATAGTTGCTACCAAGAGCTAAATTCTTCTACAATGCGGATCCGCTTATATAACATTAGTGCCAGCGAGTACCGGGCATCAATAATAGTTTAAGTAGGAAATCGGCCCCCTAGCTCATGCTTGGTTAGAGCAGCGGACTCATAATCCGTTGGTGCGCAGTTCGACTCTGCGGGGGGCCACCAGAATTAGGTATAAAAATCAAAGGGTTACGAGCTTCGGCTGGTGACCCTTTTTTAATTTCAGCTTCCAGAAGCGCTCCATGTATCAGACGGGTAGTCTGGTTTAGGGGGTGACCTCACCATCACAGATATAGAGCCGGGACAATACACCTGCACCATGCCTAGTCGCTGTTTAATTCATTATGAAATGCTTCATAAATTTCTTTGACTGTGTTTCCGTTGAATGTCCAATATGGGGATGGCTGAATTGGGTAATCCAAGGCTAAATTTAATAATTTTCTTGTCGGCACTATCAGTGAACATACGGCGCCTTCAAAGCTCACTTTCCGTTCACCCGCGACGATTACTTGAATGGTTCCGTCCTTGGACACCAAAACGGAGCCGTCTGGAATACCAAGCGCGTGGAAATTCATTAGGGGCCGTTTGGTATTTTTGAGATTTAGCCCGGACTGCTTATCGACAGCATCCAATTCTGTCGTTAACTGTTGCTCAAATTCAAGCGTTATGTCATCGACCTTAAGAAGTTTCAGAACCGCGATAACCCGCTCTGGCTCTATTTTAAAAAATTCTCTGCTCGGATTGAGCCGAGTGTTGCCGAATGCAAAATGCAATGCTTTTTCGACCTCACTCGCGTCTTTAACCTGGCATGCGAAAGCACAATCAAACGGAACTGGTACCCCTGTTCCGTAGAGCTGCTTCATACGCTCTTTGACCTCAAATTGAGACGTTTTCCCGATTTTCACCAATCCCACCATTGCAGGATTTGTGAGTACATACACAATTTGTTTGCTATTGTCTGCCATATTTCCGTCTTCTACCCGTCTCATGTCTTGTCTATAGATTTAAGTAAGT is a genomic window of Glaciimonas sp. PAMC28666 containing:
- a CDS encoding GIY-YIG nuclease family protein yields the protein MADNSKQIVYVLTNPAMVGLVKIGKTSQFEVKERMKQLYGTGVPVPFDCAFACQVKDASEVEKALHFAFGNTRLNPSREFFKIEPERVIAVLKLLKVDDITLEFEQQLTTELDAVDKQSGLNLKNTKRPLMNFHALGIPDGSVLVSKDGTIQVIVAGERKVSFEGAVCSLIVPTRKLLNLALDYPIQPSPYWTFNGNTVKEIYEAFHNELNSD